One Fusarium poae strain DAOMC 252244 chromosome 4, whole genome shotgun sequence DNA window includes the following coding sequences:
- a CDS encoding hypothetical protein (SECRETED:SignalP(1-21)) has product MRVVQTTALLSVATLVPSAAGIVLPRVADFGQQNPRRFPRNDTAIATTRLSPLTQALQITASSQDGGVSSFSSQISLVESLEVVTLETTFSSWSETVKLPLTPTTVLGNNSTTSSSTQQPPAITVLSLTTEQLDHGLTNSSTSTEAALTTQQFLESLSFSQVVSSVATSTNVTTLPSSLSRDQDTILVETRDTIQVSIHRRPHQGFARPLTPTALNNTYPQSQTCGPGLSKPCAWIPSPSASSRGWNGTHTPGPWTSGTLTVIAPTSLAPCTTLQDDEPVTEYSIVYTSTVTFFGNMSEYTPPYPTINTPNFCETEPVAPTLSKGPGNVGGPLPSSTELSPKEPPKQCPSGQSCSTEKVPDWSSPTVVPAPEVPGLTFSSMRPTVTFITTDKNPAVVFTPDPPPHFDRPTKGGGLPMSNKQKPEPTEGPRPNQIQPSEDHGKAISQPKPTSGDQSQGQPQRHPQPGFEPGSGSNPEAGSNPGPNNKSNPEFSSRSDIDPNPGLHSDSGSGPGSGSKPGSAPIAVQTNTFVVTARGQEVIVNDKTFSSLKIDQTTTVTVDYGTFTIRPTEVAGEGATIKKPQPVGTAVSVLSPTSTTLGRVPITISGTDASVGGTTLKIPLMGTTMRLTISTQSSNTLANEREIFIAPDRIVVDDETLKYSGVGAPQTDVVIEGGEMVTAVGQSVFVFRSTTLTYGPGIPSATEMVDDDIVTIGPAGVVIDGMTLGGPEAQARDAKHRIVGGATITKVNPSYVIIDETTFTAGPGAKSTTKEAGGETVTIGPGGIIIGTITVRYPFGVSTVTTIEAKATASAMFPAATGTNNNNAKEDSKNDDDSGATLLRSGLTTGMTGLCIALLIPSTRCYIVIVYWPIIINTLTISRAGSLSAKWNFRNSTRRAAKTTNSILEPSPPCLRLPPHLRSDTAQQRITDPLNLPNFFAPAPQTVQTPCARSTTFSPEFPPFNYMQQESLEHTNSLIQRDNPVKTPSSQHGPLHHVPSGLRRVYSGDSSGADTGSAPALHQDSSHDVDADLLDEELRRLSLRHHSSAQPSAPGQRISEYENAMTPPTPKKALGFKVIKRFETSSDGVLLEDFPNEILTHVFSHLHSDSHAAIALVSKRFYALITSSHAWRMAFLRYFPGHEALEVKNHVDIWSDTSHDLIQSESRYFARLTPLASWRKEYLLRTRLVRCLARGKPGASVASGGIGASVRSGKKTSAVLTYNSKLPWAVTNVHAVFTNGKKPPKAIHGAADLGVASVSDPTNGRVEKWGFVDPFNAMQLDEVFPNLVPFGLGEGPAAGPNVLDVSQPYGVLAGEGFPGGRPYYRPIGENRGRYLGGVSGVVDTYPDIPKIPEMSEAICSVWLAKSANVPTNTQSMVGMLTGSTLGVVTSYAIGGDNGPQRYQSGDVTARWVLSPGVPIVSFKVDDNYSQKRKSTGRIWAVALNALGEVYYLTETPTAQNQVKSEDATKNAWFAGRSVYWHLLDSTRRVARPDELDKNAIKGAYSPRSPSNSMNLSKSQLAAEAREIEKFLRHKPAHFRRACEGWDMQRKLEVDFANDDGHGAGENIFVLDCGLAEDRPAHIERYTRSLVPQDAQSSSVILAPTPPAPSMAKQVSLFGATNTEILDVPEDKVSGSASPVSLSSSDFVSHFHEWEGCSMLLKEQGHAVITSVSIDCSNTAVLTLGEDPLHATEDEIPGRRSRLLAVGTDDGAVLVWNAREDSKAVGVNPVRQIQTESPEVSCVALSAMYVVHGGNDGLVQAWDPLASTLDPVRTLNARSNGRVPRHMMTMNPTLDESTYSAVGAIYLDPDPTVLRGVVSFGAFLRYWAYSSASHASGRKRRLRHSDVHGRLVSRRQGGTVTGFIAAEEAEIKRDNELKAREQNRLRNRFGVGALGDLTEEEALRYAQMVSEEAFLFEELRRTSDSAADASLDTASTFSETTVDTVTPEPSVTDMITPPSASTDNIGRAPVEEDDYEQQIQQAIRLSLMEGVNENGPSPQAVDSGDYEFSLTYKLKSNKKAKASGSVSPGASKAGSSGHAEPRDYDLELALKLSMEDQDLYPTEAGMNTQQEEFPTLETEGVGKGKGKGVQRW; this is encoded by the exons ATGAGAGTGGTGCAAACCACTGCACTGCTCTCGGTCGCAACCCTCGTTCCATCCGCTGCTGGGATTGTTTTGCCTCGAG TAGCCGACTTTGGCCAACAGAACCCGAGACGCTTTCCTCGGAATGACACTGCGATCGCTACCACTCGCTTATCGCCATTGACACAAGCTCTCCAAATCACAGCATCGTCACAAGATGGTGGAGTTTCGTCTTTTTCTAGCCAGATTTCTCTTGTCGAAAGTTTAGAGGTAGTCACATTAGAGACAACCTTTAGTTCTTGGAGTGAAACAGTCAAGCTGCCTTTGACTCCAACTACAGTCCTGGGCAACAATTCGACAACTTCGTCGTCAACGCAACAACCTCCTGCTATTACTGTACTATCATTGACAACTGAACAACTGGATCATGGCTTGACCAATTCATCTACGAGTACTGAAGCTGCTCTAACAACTCAACAATTTCTTGAGTCGTTGTCCTTCTCACAAGTGGTTTCCAGCGTGGCCACCTCGACTAATGTTACTACTTTGCCTTCCTCCCTCAGTCGGGATCAAGACACCATCCTGGTTGAGACACGAGACACAATCCAAGTTTCAATACATAGGAGACCACATCAGGGCTTCGCCCGCCCCTTAACCCCGACAGCACTCAACAACACCTATCCCCAATCTCAAACCTGTGGCCCAGGTTTGAGTAAACCGTGCGCATGGATACCCTCTCCCTCTGCTAGCTCAAGAGGATGGAACGGCACGCATACCCCTGGACCTTGGACATCTGGAACATTGACGGTGATAGCACCAACGTCTTTGGCTCCTTGCACGACCTTACAGGATGACGAGCCAGTAACAGAATATTCAATTGTGTACACGTCAACAGTGACCTTTTTCGGGAACATGAGTGAATACACGCCTCCCTACCCAACAATCAATACTCCCAATTTTTGCGAGACAGAGCCCGTTGCTCCAACACTATCCAAGGGACCAGGTAATGTTGGCGGACCGCTGCCCTCTTCGACCGAATTGTCTCCTAAAGAACCTCCGAAACAATGCCCGTCAGGTCAATCTTGCTCTACAGAAAAAGTCCCCGACTGGTCAAGCCCTACAGTTGTTCCGGCCCCTGAGGTGCCAGGGTTAACTTTCTCGTCCATGCGGCCAACGGTCACGTTCATAACCACGGACAAGAATCCGGCTGTTGTTTTCACTCCAGACCCGCCTCCACATTTCGACAGGCCGACAAAGGGAGGCGGATTACCCATGAGTAACAAGCAAAAGCCTGAGCCTACTGAAGGGCCGCGCCCAAATCAAATACAGCCTTCGGAGGATCACGGCAAGGCTATCTCTCAGCCAAAGCCTACGTCAGGAGACCAGTCGCAAGGCCAACCTCAGCGTCATCCGCAGCCTGGTTTTGAGCCTGGATCTGGCTCTAATCCTGAAGCTGGGTCAAATCCTGGCCCTAACAATAAATCCAATCCAGAGTTTAGCTCGCGGTCTGATATCGATCCCAATCCTGGCCTTCATTCTGATTCCGGCTCTGGTCCTGGCTCTGGATCCAAGCCAGGATCTGCCCCTATTGCTGTACAAACCAACACCTTTGTGGTGACAGCTAGGGGTCAGGAAGTCATCGTTAATGACAAGACTTTCTCGAGTCTCAAGATAGACCAGACTACAACAGTCACTGTCGATTACGGTACATTTACAATCCGCCCAACAGAAGTCGCCGGTGAAGGAGCAACAATAAAAAAGCCACAACCTGTTGGAACTGCGGTCTCTGTTCTCAGTCCTACCAGCACAACCCTTGGGCGAGTGCCCATCACTATTTCGGGAACAGACGCTTCAGTTGGCGGTACCACGCTCAAAATCCCTCTCATGGGCACAACTATGAGGCTAACGATTTCCACTCAGAGCTCAAATACTTTGGCGAACGAGCGGGAAATCTTCATTGCGCCTGATAGAATTGTGGTAGATGATGAAACTCTCAAGTATTCAGGGGTAGGTGCTCCTCAAACAGATGTGGTCATAGAAGGTGGTGAGATGGTTACTGCAGTTGGGCAATCAGTCTTTGTCTTCCGGTCGACGACATTGACTTATGGGCCGGGCATTCCCAGTGCTACGGAGATGGTCGACGACGATATTGTTACAATCGGGCCTGCAGGTGTCGTTATTGATGGCATGACTCTTGGAGGCCCTGAGGCTCAAGCGAGAGATGCAAAGCATCGAATTGTCGGTGGGGCGACAATTACCAAGGTCAATCCTTCGTATGTGATCATTGACGAGACGACTTTTACAGCTGGCCCAGGTGCTAAGAGCACTACAAAAGAAGCTGGAGGCGAGACTGTTACAATCGGACCCGGCGGCATTATCATTGGTACAATAACGGTCAGATATCCTTTTGGCGTTTCAACTGTTACTACTATCGAAGCAAAAGCGACAGCTTCTGCGATGTTTCCTGCAGCTACTGGGACCAACAATAATAACGCCAAGGAGGATAGTaagaatgatgatgatagtgGTGCAACTCTTCTAAGGTCTGGGTTAACGACGGGAATGACTGGATTATGCATAGCG CTTCTAATTCCTTCAACACGATGCTATATTGTGATTGTCTATTGgcccatcatcatcaacacctTGACAATATCTCGCGCCGGCTCATTATCGGCAAAGTGGAATTTCAGAAACTCGACACGGCGCGCGGCAAAAACGACAAACTCCATCTTGGAACCATCACCACCCTGTCTCCGACTCCCTCCTCACCTTCGCAGCGATACAGCCCAACAGCGCATAACCGACCCCCTCAATCTTCCAAACTTCTTCGCCCCGGCGCCCCAGACTGTGCAGACACCTTGTGCACGGTCAACAACCTTCTCCCCCGAGTTCCCACCCTTCAACTATATGCAACAAGAGTCTCTCGAGCATACAAATTCTTTAATCCAACGAGACAACCCTGTTAAAACACCATCTTCCCAGCATGGCCCCCTTCACCATGTCCCGAGCGGCCTTCGCCGAGTCTATTCCGGAGACTCAAGTGGCGCTGACACAGGCTCTGCACCAGCGCTCCATCAAGACTCGAGCCATGACGTCGATGCCGACTTACTCGATGAGGAGCTACGTCGATTGAGTCTAAGGCATCACTCGTCTGCTCAACCTTCTGCTCCAGGTCAGCGCATCTCTGAATATGAGAATGCAATGACTCCGCCTACTCCAAAGAAAGCACTGGGTTTCAAGGTTATCAAGCGTTTTGAAACATCCTCTGACGGAGTCCTACTCGAAGATTTTCCGAATG AGATTCTGACGCATGTCTTCTCACATCTGCATTCCGACTCCCATGCTGCCATCGCTCTTGTTTCGAAGCGCTTTTATGCCCTTATCACCAGCTCCCACGCCTGGCGCATGGCCTTTCTGCGATACTTCCCTGGGCACGAAGCACTCGAGGTCAAGAATCATGTGGATATCTGGTCTGACACTTCACACGATTTGATTCAGTCCGAGTCTCGATACTTCGCTCGTCTTACACCACTGGCATCCTGGAGAAAGGAATACCTTCTTCGCACACGCTTGGTTAGATGTCTGGCTCGTGGCAAACCGGGTGCATCCGTTGCCTCGGGTGGTATTGGCGCATCCGTTCGCAGCGGAAAGAAAACCAGTGCTGTTTTGACGTACAACTCGAAGCTGCCATGGGCTGTAACGAATGTACATGCTGTCTTTACAAACGGCAAGAAACCGCCAAAAGCTATACATGGCGCTGCCGACCTTGGGGTAGCATCAGTTAGTGATCCTACCAATGGCAGGGTTGAGAAATGGGGATTCGTTGATCCTTTCAACGCAATGCAGCTCGATGAGGTGTTCCCCAACCTTGTGCCTTTCGGCCTGGGAGAGGGCCCCGCGGCTGGTCCCAACGTTCTCGATGTTAGTCAGCCATACGGCGTACTTGCAGGTGAAGGTTTCCCAGGAGGTCGTCCATACTACCGACCTATCGGCGAAAACCGTGGGCGATACCTCGGAGGGGTTTCTGGTGTTGTTGATACATATCCCGATATCCCCAAGATCCCAGAAATGTCTGAGGCTATATGTAGTGTGTGGCTGGCCAAGTCTGCAAATGTGCCTACCAACACACAGTCAATGGTTGGCATGCTGACTGGTTCTACTCTTGGCGTTGTCACCTCATATGCCATTGGAGGTGATAATGGTCCTCAGCGTTACCAGTCTGGGGATGTCACTGCTCGCTGGGTGCTTAGCCCCGGTGTGCCAATCGTCTCTTTCAAAGTTGATGATAACTACAGTCAGAAACGCAAGTCTACAGGGAGGATATGGGCTGTCGCCCTCAACGCTTTGGGCGAGGTCTATTATTTGACTGAGACACCGACGGCACAAAACCAAGTGAAGAGCGAGGATGCCACCAAGAATGCTTGGTTCGCTGGGCGATCAGTCTACTGGCATCTCTTGGATTCTACTCGGCGTGTTGCACGGCCAGACGAATTGGATAAGAATGCCATCAAGGGTGCATATTCGCCTCGGTCACCATCCAACTCCATGAATTTGAGTAAGAGTCAGCTGGCTGCCGAGGCACGAGAGATCGAGAAGTTCCTTCGTCATAAGCCCGCGCACTTCCGAAGAGCCTGCGAAGGATGGGACATGCAACGTAAGCTGGAAGTCGATTTTGCCAACGACGACGGCCATGGCGCAGGCGAAAACATCTTTGTACTTGATTGTGGCCTTGCCGAAGATCGTCCTGCACACATTGAGCGTTATACTCGGTCTTTGGTGCCTCAGGATGCTCAATCATCTTCTGTCATATTGGCACCTACTCCACCTGCTCCCTCTATGGCAAAGCAAGTATCGCTCTTTGGTGCTACGAATACGGAAATATTGGATGTTCCAGAAGATAAAGTGTCGGGCTCTGCCTCTCCTGTCTCGCTTTCATCTTCAGATTTCGTATCTCATTTTCACGAATGGGAGGGTTGCTCAATGTTATTGAAAGAACAAGGCCATGCTGTTATTACCAGCGTCTCAATCGATTGTTCTAACACGGCAGTTTTGACGCTTGGCGAAGATCCTCTTCATGCAACCGAGGACGAAATTCCAGGTCGCCGTTCCCGTTTGTTGGCTGTTGGAACAGACGATGGCGCCGTGCTTGTCTGGAACGCTCGTGAGGATAGCAAGGCCGTAGGGGTCAACCCAGTGCGACAAATTCAGACCGAGTCTCCAGAAGTGTCCTGCGTGGCTCTCTCAGCCATGTATGTTGTTCACGGTGGAAACGACGGCCTTGTTCAAGCATGGGATCCCCTAGCATCAACATTAGACCCTGTCCGTACACTCAATGCGAGGTCCAACGGTCGAGTGCCCCGACACATGATGACAATGAATCCCACCCTCGATGAATCAACTTATTCCGCGGTCGGTGCTATCTACCTCGATCCTGACCCCACTGTCCTTCGCGGTGTTGTTTCTTTCGGGGCGTTTTTGAGATACTGGGCATACAGCTCTGCCAGTCACGCCTCGGGACGTAAGCGCCGCCTCAGGCACTCTGACGTACACGGGCGTCTGGTCAGTCGTCGCCAAGGCGGCACAGTTACCGGATTCATTGCTGCTGAGGAAGCTGAGATCAAACGCGATAATGAACTAAAGGCTAGGGAACAAAACCGGCTGCGCAATCGCTTTGGTGTTGGTGCACTTGGGGACTTGACCGAGGAAGAGGCTTTGCGATATGCACAGATGGTTTCTGAGGAGGCATTTCTTTTCGAGGAGCTCCGTCGGACAAGTGACTCTGCTGCCGATGCAAGTTTGGACACCGCTTCGACATTCAGCGAAACCACTGTTGACACTGTTACTCCTGAGCCCAGTGTCACTGATATGATAACCCCACCTTCTGCATCAACAGATAATATTGGCCGAGCGCCCGTCGAGGAGGACGACTACGAACAGCAAATTCAGCAGGCCATCCGATTGTCTCTAATGGAAGGTGTCAACGAGAACGGTCCATCGCCTCAAGCGGTAGATTCGGGCGACTACGAGTTTTCCCTGACATACAAGCTCAAGTCCAATAAGAAAGCAAAGGCATCAGGAAGTGTGTCGCCGGGAGCTTCCAAGGCGGGATCTTCAGGCCATGCCGAGCCCAGAGACTATGATCTGGAACTTGCCTTAAAGCTCAGCATGGAAGATCAGGACTTGTATCCAACTGAGGCAGGTATGAACACTCAACAAGAGGAGTTCCCGACTCTCGAAACTGAAGGTGtaggcaaaggcaaaggcaaaggtgtGCAGAGGTGGTGA